atttgtgggtgtggctcccacatacctaacttttggccttttaatttcttggtaaacttggtcgcaagttgttggggtctggccataggcacagcagcaattttgagtatcaggaagcctgaaggcaccatcaggtgttgataacatttaatatttttattaaatatatatatattttaatgttttaaaaacccAGAGTGggtgaaaatgtttatttttttcccaggaTGCGGTCCGCAGCTGCTCACACCAAGTTCTGTGCAATGGCGAGCACCTTGGAGAACTCACCCTCCCTGCGGCGGAGGATGGTGGGGATGGGCGTCTTAATGCGGGTCCCCATGGGGTTCCCGTTGTCCTCAATGAGGACCACGTTGTTGGAGTCGAACCTGGGGGTCCTGCGGGGGCTGGGCATGCGGTGCCCCACGATGAGCGCCTTCTTCTTCTGGCCCTTGATGGCCAGCAGGATGCGGTGGCCCACCTTGCCCACGCCGCTCTTGTTGTACACGTGGATGCAGCGCGGCGGGCGGTGGTAGGGGGTGTTGCCCAGGGCGCTGTTGTCCACCACACGGACCCGGGTCATCTTCTGAATGGCGCCGAGGCTACCCGTGGTGCTGAAACCTCGCAGGCCGAGGGCTCTGCTGACATGGGTGCAGGGACCCCAGAGTCCGGCAACGCAAGCCATGGCTCCCGCAGAGGCAAGTCCGCTCTGGCCGCCCGGGAAGAGGCCGCGCCGGCAATAACCAGACTATCTATAAATTTAtgattattgaataaaatatatagtacatTCATGAAATGAAACTTCTATAGCTGGACACACGATGAGTAAAATCCTTTCCAAGATTATTTCATGTACACTGACATGAAATAATACTCAAATATATTGTAAGTTGATAAAAGCACAGTGTATAATATAAATGTTATGTGGTAAATAGTATAACTCCTTTATTATAAGAAAGGTATGCCTTTTTACTTTACATTtgcagaaacaaatcttggaaaaatattccaaaatatttGTCCTGATGTGATGATGATTATGGTATCATGATTAACAATAGTTTGAATGTTTGGGGAATACAATTTGCCACACTGATGCACCATCAGTGTGTAGTATTCCCTCACTACCACTTCtaggttctttcttttttttttctttgcttccctcccccatcaccacccTGCCAATTCAGTTCTGTAGGCAGAATCCCAAGGCTAGTTTTCATTGGCCATTGTCTattcccttcctttatttctttaaactacAAAAATGAGTAAGATCATCAGTGTTCATTTTAATCCTTTTGACTCACTTTGCTTTGCATTACACCCTCTAGTTTCATCTAGGTTTCAGAGAAATACAAGATTTCATCCCttttatggctgagtagtatcccattgtgcatATCTACCAGCTATTTTATcaactcatctgttgttgggtatttgggttatttccagtgTCTTAggtagtgctgcaataaacatagttatgcaaatatattttttaattaatatccTTATGTTGTTGGAAGAGATTTCAGGAAGTAGAATTGCTGCATAATATaggagtcttttttatttttggggggagagagaagtcACCATACTGTATTTTTAAAGACTGAACCAAAAACAagtcccatcaacagtgaatgaaaattctttttttcatagCATCTATACTGACCTAGATGTTTTCAGACTTTTGGAAGAAAGTCATTATGTTTGatatgaggtgatatttcatcacaattttggttttcattttctaataattATTGATGATTTACACTATTTCATATGTTTCTTGGTACTATGTCTTCTTTAGAAGAACATtcatcttttctctgtttttgatGCAGTTGTTTGCTGTTGAATTCTGTgagcattttaatatatatgttagatatatgtaatatatattaggTTTTTAAGacatatctggtggtgttcaggtcttacttttggctctgtgctcagaatcactcctggaagggcttggaggacatgtggggtaccaaggattagaccacatgcaaggccatctgcaaggcaagcatcctacctgttgtactatctttcaccAGCTGCTAATACTTGCTTAGATGGTTGGAGGGTGAACATTTTATTTAAGCAGTGATTTCTTTCAATgtaaagaaactttttaatttaatataattccatttgcttatttttatttctgctttgtttgCAGAATGATATTGAATCCTTGTAGATGCATGGTAAGTTAATAATATGGAGAGTTTTGACTATTGTTCTCttgaatgtattttatagatttggtCTGTGGTCCACTTTGAATTGAGTTTTGTATATGTAGTGTAAAATAGGGCCTAGAGTCCTCCCCCACTTTTCCCCCCCCATGTATCTAACCCAGATAAGTTATCTTTAAGGGATGAGAAGAAGTCAGATAGAGGAGCAGAgctgaaaacaaaactttttatcAGTTTACTTTGCTTTATTGCCTTGATTTTGGAtactttgaaatgttttatttcaaattgAAAACAGACACAAGTTAACTCTGGCTTCAGCAAGACAtaatatatttaagataaatatGACCTTTATACTTTCTAATGTGATAAAATGTCCACTCCATAGCCACTCCATAGTACCACTTATGAAGTGTTGTTGACCTGTAGCCCAAATTTAACTTGAATATTTTCAAGATTTTAGACCTAACTTTCAGGCTGTACTGTACATGATGTTGGTAAATTAACTCAAGTATCAGTACCAGGTGGCAACTCACCAAGTGCAAAAGGGGAAAAATCATCAGAAATattgactttggggctggagagatagtacagcaggtgttgCAATGCACATGGTCCATATatattcaacccccagcaccccatatggtcccctgagcccatcaggagttatccctgagtgtagaactatgagtaagcccagagaacaaCAAATGtatcccaagaaacaaaaacaaaaaggttgtttgtttttttttccccaaaaaccCACTACTGACTCTATTTTATTAGCATATTAACTTGTAAACAGTGTTAGCAGActtggagagaaagagacaaagaaggagaCTACTCTTGTTAAAAGAGACCAGCAGATAGTAAAGATAAACAGCCAATAAATAATAGAGTAACTCTTGTTTGTATTCAGATTATGAGAAAGCATTTAGGAAAAACATTTATAGACTCTCAGGGGATTCTGAGAACAGAATATTAggagataataaaaaaattgtagaTTTTGTTAGTGATAGGAAAATTGTTTCTattctgtttaaattttattatgcaaTTCAGTTAGTGGCAACTGGCAACCATTAAATTGGCAGCAGTTATCTTTAAAAGGCATTGTGTTTGCTGTACTGTGATTTCTCAAGGTTGATCAAAGATACCCAGTGTCAAAGACATCTCCCCCACATGATAAATTCCATAAATAAGACTTGGGTTTTCACCAGCATTTACAAAACCAGACCTAGGGAAAGAATTAGTTCTGGGCATGATATTAATGTAGCAAATATTTAACTACAAATATTTAGCATGACCTGATCATGACAAAAATcagaacagaaagagaaatgtTCTTATTCTTGTGAGATGGATATTGAAATGCTTAAGGGTAAAATGATGTGTTTAGGCACTGCTTTAAATTACACTGATAAAAAAGGAagggatgagtggatggataCATGCAATAAGATAAATAGTATGCATGGATCAGACTATGACCACACACACCTATCACACATACAATGGTCTCACAAGCAATGCCATGCTATACATGCATAGTAAACATACATACTATCATATACATGAATACTATACATGCTATAGTATACACAAATACTATACATGCACACTATACATGTATACTATACATGCATCCATGCAAAAAAATTCTGACAATGCATGGCCTTTTTTGAACCTTTTTTTGGAGAAACTTAATATTCTATATGTTAAGtcctaaatatattattttctttttttttcttttaagtcctaaatacattaaaaaataaaacccagcaaTATGGCACAGATCTTGGGTCACAAGATCTTTCCATTTTGAAATATGACTCAGTTGTGAACTTCTTGGCCTGTGACTATTGATGCCTGACCCAAATAAGTGGGCAAGCCCTGCATAGGAAGTTCAGAGGActtcctcaccccccaaaaatcaaGTACCCACATGTCTGCCACCCATGCATGTTGCAGGCCTAACTCAAGCTACAAATCTTgggataattaaataaaaatgggaagCAAGTAGCAGCATGTAAATTGCAGTGGAATCTAGACAATGCTTTTGGTTCAGGGGTAGGGAGGCAGGGATGGAGGGCTAAGTGTTCTGCTTTGCATGGAGCTGGGACCTTCAGTTTTGCATGGGGAGTCCTAAGAGGGACAAGACTGCAGAGAACATGCACTTGAGAGTCATCTCTCAGAGTCATCTCTGACTCCAGCCCATATTCCAGCCCTGCTTTTTCCataaccacacacatacacaaacacacacagacacagacacacacacacacatacacacagtgagaccacacacacacagtggtctCACAAACAATGCCATTGAATCTGGTTTGGACAAATGTTGACTCTTTTTCGTACTCCAGATCTGCAGCTCTCATGTAGAGTCTCCTGCTGGCCCACTCAAGGAGAAACAGAAGAGTGAAGGCACCTTCCTTCACTCTGAAGCCTGACATTTTGGAAACATTcctcttggagctggagtgatagcacagcgggtagggcgtttgccttgcacaaggccgacccggatttgaatcccagcatcccatattgtcccctgagcaccgccaggggtgattcctgagtgcacagccaggagtaatccctgtgcatcgccaggtgcaaccaaaaatgtaaaaaaaagaaaaaagaaacatcccTCTTCTTCACTTTATTCACTCCAACTTGCATAGaagtgcactttttttttataaccacAGTGTGCATACTCATGCACAGAAAATGTCTGGATTTCTTTTATAGTGCaacactgttttttttccctcttcaacgctttttaaaaatatatatatttatttattttaatgtaggagcattgctttttattcagccattgattaagctgattgaattgggtgtaaactccaca
The nucleotide sequence above comes from Sorex araneus isolate mSorAra2 chromosome 1, mSorAra2.pri, whole genome shotgun sequence. Encoded proteins:
- the LOC101557879 gene encoding 39S ribosomal protein L14, mitochondrial-like, translating into MACVAGLWGPCTHVSRALGLRGFSTTGSLGAIQKMTRVRVVDNSALGNTPYHRPPRCIHVYNKSGVGKVGHRILLAIKGQKKKALIVGHRMPSPRRTPRFDSNNVVLIEDNGNPMGTRIKTPIPTILRRREGEFSKVLAIAQNLV